A single genomic interval of candidate division TA06 bacterium harbors:
- the wecB gene encoding UDP-N-acetylglucosamine 2-epimerase (non-hydrolyzing), with product MVSQVSPDKQLNHLNLRKSASGVNIKYKKIIIVAGARPNFVKVSPLLKAFKALPKAKRPGILLLHTGQHYDYLMSKVFFEDLNIPKPDIFLNVKARTTAGQTDEIITKFQKVLAVQKPDLVIVVGDVTGTMACALAAKLSGNPVAHVEAGLRSYDQTMPEELNRVLTDHISDLLFTSCPEALGNLLKEGIPKTKIHFAGNVMIDTLKTEIPKIKNKRCLNKLGLVKGDRIQPYVILTLHRPSNVDDPKVLGPIVKAFEQIAEETTVIFPAHPRTLERLKTKTNGSPSTVRHCSPQAPLRVKNGKSEIGNSKNRLKIVLPLGYLDFIALQQHAVCVFTDSGGVQEETSFLKVPCFTVRPNTERPVTVELGTNKVIGTKPGAILKAWGKFKSVQPTAYSRQRKTSIPRWDGHAAERIVKTIVNEQ from the coding sequence ATGGTTTCGCAAGTATCACCTGACAAGCAATTGAATCATCTTAATCTGCGAAAATCTGCGTCCGGAGTGAATATCAAGTACAAAAAGATCATCATTGTGGCCGGAGCCCGGCCCAACTTCGTCAAAGTGTCCCCGCTGCTTAAGGCCTTTAAGGCTTTGCCCAAAGCTAAACGGCCCGGGATTCTGTTGCTGCATACCGGCCAGCACTACGACTATCTGATGTCCAAGGTATTCTTTGAAGATCTGAACATTCCCAAACCGGACATCTTCCTTAACGTCAAGGCCCGCACCACGGCCGGGCAGACCGATGAGATCATTACCAAGTTCCAAAAAGTGCTGGCCGTCCAAAAACCGGACCTGGTGATAGTGGTGGGCGATGTAACGGGAACCATGGCTTGCGCCCTGGCCGCCAAGCTGTCCGGTAACCCGGTGGCCCATGTGGAGGCCGGCCTGCGCAGTTACGATCAGACCATGCCCGAGGAGCTGAACCGGGTACTGACAGATCATATCTCGGACCTTTTGTTCACCAGCTGTCCCGAGGCTTTAGGGAATCTGCTGAAAGAGGGAATTCCCAAAACTAAGATCCATTTCGCCGGGAATGTGATGATCGATACGCTTAAAACTGAAATACCAAAAATAAAAAATAAAAGATGCCTGAACAAACTGGGGTTGGTAAAAGGGGACAGGATACAGCCCTACGTGATTTTGACACTGCACCGGCCCTCCAATGTGGACGACCCCAAGGTCTTGGGCCCCATCGTAAAAGCATTTGAGCAGATCGCCGAGGAAACCACGGTAATATTCCCAGCCCACCCACGAACTCTCGAACGGCTGAAAACAAAGACAAACGGCAGTCCTTCGACGGTTCGGCATTGCTCACCGCAGGCCCCGCTCAGGGTAAAAAATGGGAAATCGGAAATTGGAAATAGTAAAAACAGGCTGAAGATAGTTCTTCCGCTGGGATACCTGGATTTTATAGCGCTGCAGCAACACGCGGTCTGCGTATTCACCGATTCCGGCGGGGTGCAGGAGGAAACAAGTTTTCTGAAGGTGCCCTGCTTTACGGTGCGGCCCAACACCGAGCGCCCGGTTACGGTGGAACTGGGGACGAACAAGGTCATCGGCACGAAGCCCGGAGCGATACTTAAAGCCTGGGGCAAATTCAAAAGCGTACAGCCTACAGCATACAGCAGACAGCGCAAAACTTCGATCCCCAGGTGGGACGGCCATGCGGCGGAGCGGATAGTCAAGACAATTGTCAATGAACAGTGA
- a CDS encoding DegT/DnrJ/EryC1/StrS family aminotransferase, which yields MTPDEKYLNRPKRQAMLPFCPPDIGQEEIDEVVDSLRSGWITTGPKVAKFEQELAAYVGAKHAMMINSATSGLFLCLKALNIGPGDEVITTPYTFAASINVILHAGARPVLVDVNKEDFNIDPALIASAITPKTKAIIPVHYAGRSCDMDRIGALAKKHNLTVIEDAAHAIGTEHRGKKTGSISRFTVFSFHAVKNVTTGEGGAVTTDDTAMAEKIKVMSLHGMNKDAWKRYAPGGKVQYDIIYPGYKFNMTDLQAGLGIHQLRKIERTLEKRRAIAARYREGFSDLPELILPGEDPNGRNCWHLYPVLLDLEKLSIDRNKMIELLKQENVSSNIHYTPVHLFSYAKEYLGYQPGDFPNAEWLGERELTLPFYNRMTEDDVDDVIAAVRKVLTGNRT from the coding sequence ATGACGCCAGACGAAAAATACTTAAACCGCCCCAAACGGCAGGCCATGCTGCCCTTCTGTCCCCCGGACATCGGGCAGGAAGAGATTGACGAAGTAGTTGATTCCTTGCGTTCCGGCTGGATCACCACCGGGCCTAAGGTGGCGAAGTTCGAGCAGGAACTAGCCGCCTACGTGGGGGCCAAACACGCCATGATGATAAACTCGGCCACCTCCGGGCTGTTCCTGTGTCTTAAAGCCCTTAATATCGGGCCGGGGGACGAGGTGATCACCACTCCCTATACCTTCGCCGCCTCGATCAACGTAATACTGCACGCCGGGGCCAGGCCGGTGCTGGTAGACGTCAATAAAGAAGATTTCAATATAGACCCGGCGCTGATTGCCAGCGCTATAACTCCAAAAACCAAGGCCATCATTCCGGTGCACTATGCCGGCCGCAGCTGCGATATGGACCGTATCGGGGCTTTGGCAAAAAAGCACAACCTGACGGTGATCGAGGACGCGGCCCACGCCATCGGCACCGAGCACCGGGGGAAAAAGACCGGCTCCATCAGCCGCTTCACGGTCTTCAGCTTCCACGCGGTCAAGAATGTGACCACTGGCGAGGGCGGGGCGGTGACCACCGACGACACCGCGATGGCGGAGAAGATAAAGGTGATGTCGCTTCACGGCATGAACAAGGACGCCTGGAAGCGTTACGCCCCCGGTGGCAAGGTCCAGTACGACATCATCTATCCCGGCTACAAGTTCAACATGACTGATCTCCAGGCTGGCCTGGGAATCCACCAGCTGCGGAAGATAGAGCGGACCCTGGAAAAGCGCCGGGCCATCGCCGCCCGTTACCGGGAGGGCTTCTCAGATCTCCCGGAATTGATACTGCCGGGCGAGGATCCAAACGGCCGGAACTGCTGGCACCTTTATCCGGTGCTGCTGGACCTGGAAAAGCTGAGCATCGACCGGAACAAAATGATAGAGCTTCTGAAGCAGGAGAACGTCAGCTCCAACATCCACTACACCCCGGTGCACCTGTTCAGCTATGCCAAAGAATATTTGGGATACCAGCCGGGGGATTTTCCCAATGCCGAGTGGCTGGGAGAGAGAGAGCTGACGCTGCCGTTCTATAACCGGATGACGGAAGATGATGTGGACGATGTGATAGCGGCGGTGCGGAAAGTGCTGACCGGGAACCGTACCTGA